A region from the Musa acuminata AAA Group cultivar baxijiao chromosome BXJ1-10, Cavendish_Baxijiao_AAA, whole genome shotgun sequence genome encodes:
- the LOC103968358 gene encoding heme-binding-like protein At3g10130, chloroplastic, whose amino-acid sequence MATLWKPYTIVTSISKSPRHRSPSSSRSSTIVMASAERSGTAARRSPSAWETRISLVLALASQASAVSQRYLVELASETAKYAFPRRRFEARNLEEALMSVPDLETVKFRVLKRTNEYEIREVESYFIAETTMPGKTGFDFNGSSQAFNVLAAYLFGKNITSEQMEMTTPVYTRKSQSDGVKMDMTTPVITNKSPNQDKWQMSFVMPSKYGSNLPMPKDPSVSIKEVPKKIVAVAAFSGFVTDEDVMQRESKLREALRSDTEFQVKEGASVEVAQFNPPFTLPFTRRNEVAVEVERKA is encoded by the exons ATGGCTACGCTGTGGAAACCCTACACCATCGTCACCTCCATCTCTAAATCTCCTAGACACCGGAGCCCGTCGTCCTCGCGGTCGTCGACCATCGTCATGGCCTCGGCAGAGCGAAGCGGTACCGCGGCGCGGAGGAGCCCGTCGGCATGGGAGACTCGGATCTCTCTCGTACTCGCCCTCGCTTCCCAGGCCTCGGCCGTCTCTCAGCGGT ATTTGGTGGAATTGGCGTCGGAAACCGCAAAGTACGCTTTTCCGCGGAGGAGATTTGAAGCTCGGAATCTCGAGGAGGCTCTGATGTCAG TTCCGGATCTTGAAACAGTCAAATTCCGGGTCTTGAAGCGGACGAACGAGTACGAGATTAGAGAAGTCGAG TCTTATTTCATTGCCGAGACAACAATGCCAGGGAAGACTGGGTTTGATTTCAATGGCTCATCACAAGCATTCAATGTCCTAGCAGCATACCTATTTGGTAAG AATATTACAAGCGAGCAAATGGAAATGACCACTCCTGTTTATACCCGCAAATCGCAGTCTGATGGAGTGAAGATGGATATGACAACCCCTGTGATCACAAACAAG TCACCCAATCAGGATAAGTGGCAGATGTCATTTGTCATGCCATCCAAATACGGTTCTAACTTGCCAATGCCCAAAGATCCATCAGTAAGCATCAAAGAGGTGCCAAAGAAAATAGTAGCAGTTGCTGCCTTCTCAG GCTTTGTTACAGATGAAGATGTTATGCAAAGAGAATCCAAATTACGTGAGGCTCTAAGAAGTGATACAGAGTTCCAAGTGAAAGAAGGtgcatcagtggaagttgcacag TTCAATCCCCCATTCACGCTTCCTTTTACCCGTAGAAACGAAGTGGCAGTGGAAGTTGAAAGGAAAGCCTAG